A single region of the Penaeus chinensis breed Huanghai No. 1 chromosome 41, ASM1920278v2, whole genome shotgun sequence genome encodes:
- the LOC125047469 gene encoding uncharacterized protein LOC125047469: MLSLLLALLAGSVAGLEVKPLAIVDDQRYISFGLGPSENNSVLLCAYTLDEGQAVSGVLWEILKEEGSAGTFEWKPNAPATATGLLKDKVNLERDDSDLELTTLTYALSANYSCTVTADDGGTASAKDEILIIDTTSNHIYETSFSSEATCSINISISYFPVFPEPTVIAGLYSESLGEYIKEVDAWDAARHPNGSVAYSFSNYVAEVDPSAPDDATFRCELGVSKANGTVISLSMITNYFQFRHSCKVLPVGENQTVSYNTDDRTCYGEPYKPGTVEARVECAEGFVSSGNVTSVTLVCDFFNATTYRWIPGDEGLLPEDLVCEGAAMRVASCYALLTATLLLCFHSR, from the exons ATGCTGTCTCTTCTCCTCGCGCTCCTCGCAG GCTCCGTGGCTGGCCTGGAGGTGAAGCCCTTGGCCATCGTGGACGATCAACGGTACATATCCTTTGGCCTCGGTCCTTCCGAGAACAACAGCGTCCTCCTGTGCGCCTACACGCTTGACGAGGGCCAGGCGGTGTCCGGGgtcctctgggagatcctgaaggaggaagGTTCGGCCGGAACCTTCGAGTGGAAGCCCAACGCCCCTGCGACTG CCACTGGTCTCCTGAAGGACAAGGTGAACCTCGAACGCGATGACAGTGACCTGGAACTGACCACGCTGACCTATGCGCTGAGCGCCAACTACAGCTGCACCGTCACTGCCGACGATGGCGGGACAGCGAGTGCCAAGGATGAAATACTGATCATAG ACACCACCAGCAACCACATCTACGAGACATCCTTCTCGTCGGAGGCGACATGCAGCATCAACATCTCCATCAGCTACTTCCCTGTGTTCCCGGAGCCGACCGTCATCGCCGGCCTGTACTCGGAGAGCCTCGGCGAGTACATCAAGGAGGTCGACGCCTGGGACGCCGCCCGCCATCCCAACGGCTCCGTGGCTTACTCTTTCAGCAATTATGTTGCTGAG GTCGACCCGAGCGCCCCGGATGATGCCACCTTCCGCTGCGAACTGGGCGTCAGCAAGGCCAATGGGACAGTAATAAGCCTGTCTATGATAACCAACTATTTCC AGTTCAGGCACAGCTGTAAGGTCCTCCCTGTTGGAGAAAACCAGACAGTGAGTTACAACACCGACGACAGAACCTGTTATGGAGAGCCATACAAGCCAGGAACAGTGGAG GCGAGGGTGGAGTGCGCGGAGGGCTTCGTCAGCAGCGGGAACGTGACTTCCGTGACGCTGGTGTGCGACTTCTTCAACGCCACGACTTATCGCTGGATCCCCGGCGACGAGGGCCTTCTGCCGGAGGACCTTGTCTGCG AGGGGGCAGCCATGAGGGTCGCCAGCTGCTACGCCTTGCTGACGGCGACGCTGCTGCTCTGCTTCCACAGCCGCTGA